A single window of Gossypium hirsutum isolate 1008001.06 chromosome A10, Gossypium_hirsutum_v2.1, whole genome shotgun sequence DNA harbors:
- the LOC107934552 gene encoding uncharacterized protein: MMEVNAGYSRSNEKQLPECRKSVDKEKKPVEKDASASAFVNHAAISWHENRRKWTGDKSQKARKISKDQVISWSTTYEELLSTNDPFSEPIPLPEMVDFLVDIWHDDGLYD; this comes from the exons ATGATGGAGGTCAACGCTGGATATTCCCGTTCAAATGAGAAACAACTGCCAGAGTGTCGAAAATCTGTTGATAAAGAGAAAAAGCCAGTAGAAAAAGATGCAAGCGCTTCTGCATTTGTAAACCATG CTGCAATCTCTTGGCACGAGAACAGAAGAAAGTGGACAGGAGATAAATCTCAAAAAGCACGAAAGATCAGTAAGGATCAAGTTATAAG CTGGTCTACAACATATGAGGAGCTTCTTTCAACTAATGACCCATTTTCCGAGCCAATTCCTTTGCCG GAAATGGTAGATTTTCTAGTTGATATTTGGCACGACGACGGGCTGTACGATTAG